In Aphelocoma coerulescens isolate FSJ_1873_10779 chromosome 13, UR_Acoe_1.0, whole genome shotgun sequence, the following are encoded in one genomic region:
- the DRD1 gene encoding D(1A) dopamine receptor: MTWNDTTMDGEGLLVERDSSSFRILTGCFLSLLILSTLLGNTLVCAAVIRFRHLRSKVTNFFVISLAVSDLLVAVLVMPWKAVAEIAGFWPFGSFCNIWVAFDIMCSTASILNLCVISVDRYWAISSPFRYERKMTPRAAFIMISVAWTLSVLISFIPVQLNWHKATTTSFLDFNASLQGVSMDNCDSSLNRMYAISSSLISFYIPVAIMIVTYTRIYRIAQKQIRRISALERAAVHAKNCQNPGGNRSSMDCQQPESNFKMSFKRETKVLKTLSVIMGVFVCCWLPFFVLNCMIPFCEPTQPSKGAEAFCINSTTFDVFVWFGWANSSLNPIIYAFNADFRKAFSTLLGCYRLCPMSGNAIETVSINNNGAVVFSSQHEPKGSSPKESNLVYLIPHAIICPEEEPLKKEEEGELSKTLEKMSPALSGILDYEADVSLEKINPITQNGQHKT, translated from the coding sequence ATGACTTGGAACGACACCACTATGGATGGGGAAGGGTTGCTGGTGGAGAGGGACTCCTCTTCCTTTCGGATCCTCACGGGCTGCTTCCTCTCGCTCCTGATCCTCTCCACGCTGCTGGGAAACACTCTGGTCTGCGCAGCTGTCATTAGGTTTCGCCACCTCAGGTCCAAGGTGACCAACTTCTTTGTCATCTCCTTGGCCGTGTCAGACCTCTTAGTGGCAGTTTTGGTCATGCCTTGGAAAGCTGTGGCCGAGATCGCCGGTTTCTGGCCTTTTGGTTCATTTTGCAACATCTGGGTGGCCTTTGATATTATGTGCTCAACAGCATCCATCTTAAACCTCTGTGTCATTAGTGTGGACAGATACTGGGCCATCTCCAGCCCGTTTAGGTACGAGAGGAAAATGACCCCCAGGGCAGCCTTCATTATGATCAGCGTGGCGTGGACTTTGTCCGTGCTGATCTCCTTCATCCCAGTGCAGCTGAACTGGCACAAGGCTACGACCACGAGCTTTTTGGACTTCAATGCCAGCTTACAGGGTGTAAGCATGGACAACTGTGATTCTAGCCTAAACAGGATGTATGCCATCTCCTCTTCTCTAATTAGCTTCTACATCCCTGTGGCCATCATGATAGTAACCTACACCAGGATATACCGGATTGCTCAGAAGCAAATCCGGCGCATCTCGGCTCTGGAGAGAGCAGCAGTGCATGCCAAGAACTGCCAGAACCCGGGCGGCAACAGGAGCAGCATGGACTGCCAGCAGCCAGAGAGCAACTTCAAAATGTCCTTCAAGAGGGAAACAAAGGTGTTAAAGACTCTCTCGGTGATCATGGGGGTGTTTGTGTGCTGCTGGTTGCCATTTTTTGTGTTGAACTGCATGATTCCCTTCTGCGAGCCGACCCAGCCGTCCAAGGGAGCAGAGGCTTTCTGCATTAATTCCACCACCTTTGACGTTTTTGTATGGTTTGGATGGGCAAATTCTTCCCTCAACCCCATCATTTATGCCTTCAACGCTGATTTCCGCAAGGCATTCTCCACCCTGCTGGGCTGCTACAGGCTCTGCCCCATGTCTGGCAATGCCATTGAGACTGTCAGCATTAACAACAACGGGGCAGTGGTTTTTTCCAGCCAACATGAGCCCAAAGGGTCCAGCCCCAAAGAGTCTAATCTGGTTTATCTGATCCCACATGCAATTATCTGCCCGGAAGAAGAACCtcttaaaaaggaagaagagggtGAACTGTCAAAGACCTTGGAGAAAATGTCTCCAGCACTGTCTGGTATCTTGGATTATGAAGCTGATGTTTCTTTGGAAAAGATCAATCCCATTACACAGAATGGGCAGCATAAAACCTGA